TTTCAACTTTGCGATAACCGGCGAATGACGGCGGCGTGCCGGCGAGGTAGCACATGTGCGATGCAGTTCATCGTCCGCGTTGATTGCTTTGTTAGGAGTTCGACTCTTCAATATCTTCTCCCAATTGTTGGTCTAACTGTTTAATCATGCTAATCAAAGGCATCAAAAAGAAATGTACAAAGTCATCGATTTGATTTTTATCAAACGCAATACACCCATCTGAGACCCACCCTTGGAGAAGAGTTGTCTCCAAGCTATTCGGAATTCCCTGTCGATGCACAATGCAGTTCCTGGCTTTGATAATCCTGTAGTAATAATAAGTCTCATGTCGCCCAACCATATTGCTATGCATCGAAAGATTTGAGTGAACGGCATGAACCTTCTTTAGAAGAGGGTGGTCAATTCTCCCCTTTTGGCCAATTGGTGCCGCATTGGATATTTCTTTTTTAGAAACGCGAACGTGATTGATGATTCTATCGATAAGGTCTTCGAAGTTGGAAACAAGCGAAACAACAGCTTGATAGCAGTTGATCCTATGCAGTTGCCCCGATTTAACACTATGCATAATATCGCGTTTTCTTTTTATCGTTGCCCAGTTCCCAAAGTTGGTGCTGAGCGGAATCTCCACCGCCTCATTTAGGCATTCTGAGCTTGAACATATTTGCTGCTCAATCAGGGTGACGACTGAGTATAAAGTGGTAATGTGTTCGACACGATTGAGGTAGCTCTCGTATAAATTGTTGACGAACTCAGATTTCAGGTCAAGTGACCAGCTATCCATAAATGACTCCTAAAGCCTCAGCTCCCTGGAGAGCAACCGAAGAGAGCTAATGCTGTCAGTGATAGGACAGACTCATCCCGCCCTCTTATCCAGCATGGCACTCAGATGCCGGATCCGGATAAGGGGGTGGGAGGAGTCCATCCCATCACTCCAGCTCCTAAGTTATCCGGCATTTCCAAGCTTCGTAAACTCCACCAACCTGTAAGTGATGCGCGCAGTCCGGTTTAGAGGCTGGACGGTTCGCACAATGACGTTCCCTACGCACCATGAGTTAGCGCCACCGACTACAAAATTGCCGGATTCGACAGCTTCTTGAACCTGTTCGGCAGCTTCCATCGAAGCCGTCCCATAGACGACTTCTCCACTAGCTACCTGAAGCTCGAATCTCCTGTGTTCTGGTAGAAAACCAAGCAAGTTACCTTCGACAGACTGCGTATCCTCTTTGATTTGCGTCGCTTCCGTTCTCAGCCTTCCGCGATGGATCGCACCCTCGTCGAGTGTAAAATCCCGCTCGTCGTCGACAAGGCGGACCGTCGCGCTCGCGGTATCCATGTCTTTGAAGAAGTTGCGGAGAGCTATGAGCGTCCGGGCATCTATATCTTCAATTGTGCTTTCGAACTTCTGCTCGGAGTCCGCACCGATGTCCTCGAGAAGTTGTGATACGGAGTGGATGACTTCTTTCAGTGCGGTGTCGTGTAATTCCTCCTGGTCAGATAATTCATCTAGAACAAAGCCGAAGGAGCCGTGCGTGACGCCCGTAATCATCAAGCCAGCGCTGTCCTGCAGCGGAACGCGCCCACGTTCGCCAATAGTCCCTAGTTCACATTTAGCGTAGACCTTCGAAACTATCTCCTGGAACGTGTCCAGAGCTCTTCCAGCGAAGTCTGCGGCAATACCCCGCGAACCCAGTACGGGCTCTCCGTTAAAGTAAAGCGCAACGCTGGCGAAAGGCGAGTGAAGGGTATACAAACGATCAAGCTCTGCGCGCAGTTCATCTGCGCGCTGCTGGTACTGGAGCTTGCCAACCGTGTCTCCAATCTCAGAAGCCTCGCCGAGCAGAGCCTCAACTCCCGCCAATTCTGCTTCAAGGGCATCAATCTGCAACTTAAGAGGCATGTTTGCGATCTCCGCTCAGCAGAGCCAAAGCTGCATCATCGTTTGCGTGCAGGGGTATCTGCAAGATCCCTTTCCATAAGTATGTCGCCCGCTGGTGGGAGAACAAGCCGAACCAGTACCTAGTGCGCGACACGATCGCCTCTGGGGGGAGGGAGAGATCGACGAAGAACGCGTCACAGCTATGCGCGCTCTTCACGACATTGCGGTCAAAGAGTTCGGGAGAACCTGCCACAAATTTGTTCCAGGCGCCTTGCTCCTGTAGTGCCGGTGGTCGCCGGGCGAACGTGACCACATCAACGTCCTTCGGGGGGCGCCTTCGTTGTGTCTCGCAATCCTCGAGATAGCTTCCTGCAAGCCATTGAAACCCATCGGTGAATCCTGCCGCCTGTAGGGCCCGGCGGAAGTCCAGGAGGCCGGAGAGGATGCCACGCCTTTCCACAGAAAAGCCTAAGGTATCAGCGACTTCTGCCATAGACGTAGGATACGGCGCCATTGCAGCGGAGTCCGTCGGCCCACGCGTCGCCAGGAAAGGCGGAAGCACGCCTGATTGGTTGAAATCTGGAATCACTACTACCTGTCCCCTCTCGAATAACGTTTGCAGAACGCGCGTCTTTGTCAAGGAGCAGAAGGCGCAATGTAAAGGGCGTCGCCCTGCCTGAAGTTGTTATATATTTATGCGGCAATCGCAACCCCAACGGATAGCAATGTATTTATGTAAAAGGCTAAATAATGCTCCGTGGGGCTTCGTCCGGGTGCAGTCTTTAAAAGATGTCGACCAGGCGAAGGAATGTTCAACGGGGCTGTACCGTATTCCCGGCGGAGTAGTTTAGCGTACTTAATTTTGCTTTCTTTGGAGTTGTGAGCGATCTGATTCCGGAGTGTTTTCATGTCTTGAAGATCGCGGTTTGCACCAGCTATGGCCGTCCTCAATGGTTCGCCAGAGCTAAGATAAATAGAAGCTCTTTCCATTACCGACTCTGGATTTGACCAATCTAAGAATGGCATTGATGACCGTATTAGGTCTCTTGAATGATTGTAGCTCCTAGGTTTTAAATATGATTTTGGCTTGAAACCAGAAAGCCCATTTTTTTCTAGGGTATACAAAATAAAAACCTCCTCTACGTAATTTTCATATGCCCTGAAAGCGGAGAGAAATACTCCCTCTGTTAGGAGCTCTAACTGCCCTTTGCTCAATCCAGTGTTAGACTGATTGATTGAGTCTAATCTTATCAAAGAATTCAGCTCTGCCGTAAAATCCCTGTGGGCTGCGGAAATCTTTATTCTGGCCATTGCTTCCGACCTCAGAGAATTTCAGAGAGCTTTTTGCACAGGAATTCACTTCGGAAAATTCGTCTGCTCGTATCAGTAGTCGCGCGACGAGAATAGTCTATGAATTTTTGATAATCTTGACTTTCGTCATCTTCGTCATATCGAGAGCTTATCTCATCTAGACGAACTCTAGTCTTCTTGATGTTTTTAATAATGTCTACTCTGGGAGCATGTTCTAGTCCCTCAACACCGGAAATGCAGTGAGCCACTGCACAAAACAGTGAATAAAATAGATGTATTCTGCTGAAGTTAGTATTCTTTAGTTCGGAGGCCGGATAAATCTCACCAATGACACTCATGGTTTTGTGAAAAAGGTCCTGAATTTTGTCTAAGTCTCCCTCTTCATCCTCAAACTTTTTGTAAAAGGTAGAAATATTCTTGTTGGTTTGAACTCCATCGGCCAGTGCAACCAAAAGGTCAGAGGCTAAAGTTGCCTCTGCCATCCTTGATACCTGAGCTTTGGTCAAAATTCCTGAATCAACCCAATAGCCAACATACTCATAGCCTAAACTATATGCGGTTTGCTTGAAAAAACCTAGATACTTAGCATTAAGTTGCTCTTGATTGTTCAGCCTTACTGAGTACGTGTTAAGTCGAGCAAAAATATCTAGTATGTCTGGATAAGTCGCATCAAATAGCAAGTCGACCCCGATTTCATACTTAAGGATCTCATGCTGCAAGCCCTCGTTTAAAGTCGAATATGTTTTCCCCGCAAATTCAGGGTTGTGCGCTTTTGAAATCTTGAACCCATCTTCCATGAACTCAAGTATTGCTCTTAACCTTTGCTGCCCATCAACAACAACACGAATGTTTCTGGTTCCTTTTAGCTCCTGGGTAATCAAAACCTTTGGAATCGGCTTGCCTCGGACAATGGTGTCAATAAGATACGACTTGGCTTTCTCGCTCCAAACGGATCGTCTTTGAAATTCAGGCGATAAATCGAGCAGGCCAGACGACTCCCACTCAACGAAGTCAGATACGCTATAAACTCGTGTATCAAATTTTTTCATTTCTTCTCCTGATGGTGAAATATAGCTGTCCACCGGCTGCATAACATCTAAGCAGCGATCCGCCCGTGCGCAGCATGGCGGATAAATGTCTGTTGAACTGAGCCGCCCCGCCGCAAGGCACGGTCCACGCGGGTCACACTATAAGACGGGGAAAGTATCACCGGCCCATGGGGCGGGTGGCACCTGGCGGTGTTGTTCTGGCAAGCGGGCCATCGTCCCTGGATGCGCATGGTGGGTCTCCCTGGCGCAGTCTGTGATCCTGTTCCCCTGATAGTGCAGGATCAGCCAACCAATTCCAACCACTCGGTCGCACGCCTCTGCGCCTGCGCTTCCCAGGCGTGTACTCCGGGTCAGATGCGCACGCCGTCAGCCAGGTCCTCGTCGTTCTCCCTCCTTCCGCCATTGGCTCGGTTGCAGTTCGCTGATAGGGCGTTGTTCCGGGTTCTGGTTATTGGGCATGGTCTCGAAAGCTGGCGTGCACCGGCACGGCGGCCTTCAACGTTTGCGCCACCACACAGTACCGCTCGGTGAGCTTGAGGAGCGTGTCCAGTTGCTCGGCCGAGGCGGGTGATTGAAGCGCGATTTCCAGGCGGATCTCCTTGAACCCCACCGGGGCCTCCTTCGAGATGCCCAGCGTGCCACGGAAATCCAGATCCCCCTCAGCCCGTAATGTGCACGCTTCGATGGGGATTTCCAAGGACGTGGCCACCGCCGACAACGTGACACCGGCGCACGCCACCAGCGCCTCCAGCAGCATNNNNNNNNNNNNNNNNNNNNNNNNNNNNNNNNNNNNNNNNNNNNNNNNNNNNNNNNNNNNNNNNNNNNNNNNNNNNNNNNNNNNNNNNNNNNNNNNNNNAGCCCGTAATGTGCACGCTTCGATGGGGATTTCCAAGGACGTGGCCACCGCCGACAACGTGACACCGGCGCACGCCACCAGCGCCTCCAGCAGCATATCCCCGGAACAGGCCTGGGTGCCGGGCCCACCCGTCGCGGGGTGCAGCCCGGCCTCGACCAGCGCCTTGCCGGTGGCCAGACTGCACGAGACCCCTTCGCCGACACGGCCCTCCGCCTTCAGCGTGACGAGGGCCGATTCCGGGGATTGCCGGTATTGCTCCTTGAGCGGTGCCTGGATGGAGCGGAGATCAGTCATGGCGGGTTTCTCTTGTTTGGGGAAGTGGGCAGGGCGCATTTGCCTGTGAGGCGAGGCTTCGCTGACTCAAACTGCACGGGGCGCTGCAGCCCCTTCTTGCCGCACTATAGCCTGAGCTGGTCTGCAGGCGGCACTTTGCCCGAAGCCATCCGCTAACTGACAATTTGAGCAGCCCTGCATTTAGTGCCGAAGGTTAGGATGGCCCGACAAGCTGTTGACGAAGCGGAAGCGGCGGCCGTTTGGCATAACAAAGAACGGCAGGGCCTTGGTGACGAGTTTGGAGCCGTAATGTGGCGGAAATTCGGTCGCTGTGCAGCCGCTGGTTATGTCTCGTCATCACCGAGCTCAGACATCCGCAGTAATTGGCTACTGCGACGCACAGTCAGGATGTCTACCTGTTCTTTGACACTGTAAATCACCCGATACGTTCCGAATATCAGCTCCCTGATACGTGGCGAGCCCACCTCAGGAACCATTCGCCCACTATTAGGAAAGTCGGCCAACCGCTCTACCGTGGAGAACAAGTCTTCCACCCACCGTACTGCAGCATCAGGGTTATCTCCTGCTATATACCGAGCTGTGTCCTCAACACGCTCCAGCGCAAGCGGGGACCAAACAATCTTCATGGGGCCAGTCTGCTCAGAACCCGAGTCTTCGCGTCTTCATGCGCAATACCTTCCCCGGAGGCAATCTGTTCTTCCGCCTTATAAACCTCTTCCAGGACCTCCAGACGCTCCTGCATCCTTTCATACTCGTGAACATCGACTAATACGGCAACTCCGCGACCTCTCTGCGTCAGCACCATAGGACGACGGGTTTCATGTATCTGCTTTACAAACGTGGCTACGCCTGCCCGGAATTCGGACAGCGGACGGATATCTTCATCGACACGAACCCTGGACATGGGGGGGGGGCCTCTGTACGTGTGTGTGTACATCCAAGAGTACGAGATCTCTTTAGGGCAGGCAAGATGTCTGACGAAAGAGACATGGCATCTAAGCATTTATCCGCCCGTGCGCAGCATGGCGGGTAAAAGCTGAGCCGCCCCACCCCAAATGGCCAAGGGGTCGGGTGTCCCCAACAGCTCATTCACCCCCAGCCCTTCGCCAGGCCCTTTCCCTGGCCTCATCCCGCTCCCCCTCACTCAACTCCGCCCCAATCGCCTCCACCAACCGCTCCCCATCCGGGTGCCCATTGGCCGCCGCCAGCCACGCCCAACTCGCGGCCTCCACCTTGTCTGCCTCATCCATGCCCTCGCCGGCGTAGTACATCTCCGCCAGCCAGGCCTGCATGGGGGCGTTGATCTGGGTGTCGGCCGAGCGGGCGCCCAGGTACAGGTAGTCCAGTGCCCGTTCCGGGTCGGGTTCAATACCAATGCCCTCCCGGTACATGCGCGCCAGGTAGTAACTGCCCATGTCCAGCCCTGCCTCCAGCGCGGCCTCGAAGTGGGCCTGGGCGCGTTCGGCCAGTTCGGTGTTGCCGCTGCCCACGACGTCGCTCAGCAGTACCGAGCCGATGCCCAGATGGGCCTCGTGGTGGCCGGCGTCGATGGCCACCTGAAACCAGTGTTCGGCGGTTGCCCGGTCCGGCGTCACCCAGTCCCCCTCCAGATAGGCCCAGGCCACGCGGGTGGCGT
The genomic region above belongs to Alkalispirillum mobile and contains:
- a CDS encoding DUF262 domain-containing protein, which codes for MKKFDTRVYSVSDFVEWESSGLLDLSPEFQRRSVWSEKAKSYLIDTIVRGKPIPKVLITQELKGTRNIRVVVDGQQRLRAILEFMEDGFKISKAHNPEFAGKTYSTLNEGLQHEILKYEIGVDLLFDATYPDILDIFARLNTYSVRLNNQEQLNAKYLGFFKQTAYSLGYEYVGYWVDSGILTKAQVSRMAEATLASDLLVALADGVQTNKNISTFYKKFEDEEGDLDKIQDLFHKTMSVIGEIYPASELKNTNFSRIHLFYSLFCAVAHCISGVEGLEHAPRVDIIKNIKKTRVRLDEISSRYDEDDESQDYQKFIDYSRRATTDTSRRIFRSEFLCKKLSEIL
- a CDS encoding DUF6932 family protein, coding for MIPDFNQSGVLPPFLATRGPTDSAAMAPYPTSMAEVADTLGFSVERRGILSGLLDFRRALQAAGFTDGFQWLAGSYLEDCETQRRRPPKDVDVVTFARRPPALQEQGAWNKFVAGSPELFDRNVVKSAHSCDAFFVDLSLPPEAIVSRTRYWFGLFSHQRATYLWKGILQIPLHANDDAALALLSGDRKHAS
- a CDS encoding OsmC family protein, with the translated sequence MTDLRSIQAPLKEQYRQSPESALVTLKAEGRVGEGVSCSLATGKALVEAGLHPATGGPGTQACSGDMLLEALVACAGVTLSAVATSLEIPIEACTLRA
- a CDS encoding type II toxin-antitoxin system Phd/YefM family antitoxin is translated as MSRVRVDEDIRPLSEFRAGVATFVKQIHETRRPMVLTQRGRGVAVLVDVHEYERMQERLEVLEEVYKAEEQIASGEGIAHEDAKTRVLSRLAP
- a CDS encoding type II toxin-antitoxin system RelE/ParE family toxin codes for the protein MKIVWSPLALERVEDTARYIAGDNPDAAVRWVEDLFSTVERLADFPNSGRMVPEVGSPRIRELIFGTYRVIYSVKEQVDILTVRRSSQLLRMSELGDDET
- a CDS encoding OsmC family protein, which codes for MLLEALVACAGVTLSAVATSLEIPIEACTLRAEGDLDFRGTLGISKEAPVGFKEIRLEIALQSPASAEQLDTLLKLTERYCVVAQTLKAAVPVHASFRDHAQ
- a CDS encoding tetratricopeptide repeat protein, giving the protein MRARPLLLSSLLVLGLNLGLTATPALADAPPQWQPDTAADHSAESQREIGLAHANRQAYDQALKWLESAAEAGNARAKVNLGYFHQEGLGMDPDGPQALDWYERAVKAGRTDHATRVAWAYLEGDWVTPDRATAEHWFQVAIDAGHHEAHLGIGSVLLSDVVGSGNTELAERAQAHFEAALEAGLDMGSYYLARMYREGIGIEPDPERALDYLYLGARSADTQINAPMQAWLAEMYYAGEGMDEADKVEAASWAWLAAANGHPDGERLVEAIGAELSEGERDEARERAWRRAGGE